AACAATCTAATCACAAATTCGCCAATGAGATATAATATACCTCTTTTTGTCACCATGTACAACAATTAACAATTGTTGCATATTATGTTTGATAGTAGTTTTACACACATCTTATTTTTGTCTGATATTTCTAATTCGTACAAACCAATGCAGATGCACAGGTTGAGCCCACCAAGCCCAGCCTCTAGGATTGGTTGGAGATCCAAATATATGTCTATTCATATAACATAATTTACATACAGGGTGAAGTCCCCAATTGAAAAGGCTTGGTCATATACGCTACAATTACATGTTCAAGTTGTTGTTTCTATAATATTATTTCATAACGTTCCAGTTAGTGTTTTCTGAACCCATGCACATACATGAGCATGTACACATATCTGGTGTGGATGAAATTTAATCTGGTTATGTATATGCATGTAGCTCAGTTGCGTTGATCAATTTATTGCAAGTTAATCAATAATCAAGACAGTGATGGATTATTAATTTTCTTGCGAAAAAGTGATGGATTTTTTTTCAAGAATGGTCCTTGTGAGTTTTTCTAATATTGTTGAATTTGTTTGAGTGGTATTTTTTCAAGTTTCTAAGTACATATTTATTTACTTTTAtacctgttgcaacgcacgggcatatgtgctagtcgtTTCCCTATGTATAAAGCAATTCACCACGCTAGGGCAATAACCCTAACATGCCAAAAAAAGAAAGTGATACAGGGCTccacggagggagtagtttattacTCCCTctctaaacaaatataagagcgtttagattattaaagtagtgatctaaacgctcttatattagtttacggagggagtacattattatTCAGCTACGTAACTACTCTGCTCCGAAGACGGCCGGGCAAAGAGTACCAACGCTGAGACATTAAGGGACTGAGGCATACCCCAGTTACAAATACAGAGTTGAAAGTTGAAACTTGAAAGCAAATAACTCGATCCACCGATGGACTGACaacatggatgcatgcatgcatgcatgtttaagTTTCCGTTTAAGTTAGGCTTCGTCCGGCACGTCGGACCATTTGATGTCCACCTGGCCGACACTGGGGTCTAGATTGAAGTTCTTCCAGATATGTATCGACGCGCCGACCTCGTTGTCGCAGCCGGCGCACTCGTCGACGACCCTGGCGCTTATGTGAAGGTTGGCGTCGTCGGCGATGCGGATCAACTTGCCGCACCGGGCCCCGTCGGCGTACCACTCCGACGACAGCGACACTATGAACTCATCGTCGCTGTGGAACTGACCATCGCACGACGCCGGCCCGCCGCCCGGCTCACCTTGCTGGAAGCCGTTCACCGTCATCGTCGCCGGGACGTTCTGTCGAAGTTCAAACTTGCCTTCCCTAACAGTGGGCCGCCCAGAAACGGAGCATGTCGCCTGCAGAAAAACAAGAACAATGGCAAAAACCACTGCGACCTTGGTAGTGCCTGTCATGGCGGGGATTGAGCTCCTGCCCTGTGTGCTTGTTTATCAGCTAGCTTGCCCTGTGTCTGTGTGCTTTGCTGGTTCGAGGAGTTTATATAGGCTCGATCTGCAGCCTGGAGACAAAGTGGGGACGTACTTACGGATGTGCATGCCGCCCTCGTGTGTCTCGTCTAAGAATCGTGTCTACGCCTACAGACAAAGCAACGCTGCTGTCCCGATGTCACCAGTTTCTACAACCGGAAATTATATCCCATACAGGTCTTGCAACCGGCGCATTAGTCTGACTACTATAAAAATTGTGGTGATACAAAAGCTTGTGCACGCTTCCATATATTCATTCGAAGTGTGTGTGTTTCAACCAAAATTCGGAAAAGAATGACTATGCAAGTAAGTCACTAAAAATTAGCGATCTAATGTCCAGTTATGTGACTTCCAAAACAGTTTGTTGATGGAAGCTGTCAGGCCCATTACAACCCCAGGCCCTCTCCTCGTCAAGCATACGGCCTCGGGTGTGGGCCAGCCCGCGAGGCGAAGGAAGCCAAACCCGCGGAACCAAGGCCCAGAGTGGGTGCGACCTAGCGGAGGCACCAACTACTTAAGAGCACACGCGCAGAAGGCCAAAGCATCCAGTGGATCACGgcacccggcggcggcggctccctgttCCTCTCCCGATCCCCTTCCCATTCGTGTACCACTCCTTGTAATCGCTACCAGATACTCGAATTCGTGAGCAAGTGTAATAGATCGTGTGATATACTACCTGGGTGCTAACGTCTGGTATTCAGAGCCTTGGATTTGAGGCTGGCGCACCTCATCGAGACGCGGCGGCAAAAATCGATCAGGGATCGAATCAGCGCCATGGATCCCGCCTTCAAGGAATATTTCGACAAGTTGACCTCCTCGCTAGGCGGAATCCTGGCGGATATCCGTTCGACGGCGGCCAAATTGGAGGATCTGGTCGCCTGGCGCCCGGAGCTGGAACGGCGCGTCGACAGGCTCTCCACCGCGGTCGCCGAACTCCAACAGGCGCGACccgcggcagaggaggagcaggcgctCGCGCCCAAGGCTGCTCCGACACTCGCTCCCCTGCGCGACCCGATGGACGACAACAAGGGTCCGGAGGGCGGCGGCGCATCAGGGCCGATCGGCCACGGCATCGACATCCTACCGCGGGGTTTGGCACCGGCGTTCGCGTCGGTGTCCACCCCGGCCAACAGTCAGTTCACTCCCATGTCCCCCGCTCCTCTGCCCTCTCCTTATGCACATGCGAGCCAGTTGCTCGCGGGGATCGGCCAGACGCACCCATCCATTGCGTTTCCCCAATTTTCTGGCGAGAACCCACGCCTCTGGAAGACATTGTGCGAGCAGTACTTTCATATGTTCGCGATTCAGGAGAATTTCTGGGTTCCCATGGCCACGCTCAACTTCTCGGGCACGGCCTCAGTGTGGCTGCAGTCGATTCAGAAGAAACTCTCTGAATTTGACTGGGAATCGTTCTCTTCCTTGTTGTGCACCCGTTTTGGCCAAGATCGCCATCAGCTCCTCATCCGCCAATTTTACACGCTTGCACAAACAACAACTGTGGCAGATTACATTGAACGATTTGAGCAAATTATCAGTCATTTGTCTGCTTACTCTGACTCAATTCATCCTTATTATTACCTCACTCATTTTATGGAGGGACTTCGGGCGGACATACGGGCGATTGTGCTGGTGCAACGACCGCCTGACCTGGACACGGTGTGTGCACTAGCACTACTGCAAGAGGAAGTGGCGGACGGCGGCACCTGGGAGCGGCCTCGTCGACCCACCACGGCTCGGGCGGCGGATCTGGCGACGCGGGCATACCCATGCCGCTCCCGCCCCCTCCTCCATAGGGGCGGCCTCCTACGACACCGGCCGCGCCCGAGCGCCGGACCAACGACACTAACTGTGGCGACAACTCCAAGATCAAGGCGCTGCGCGAGTATCGGCGAGCACATGGCCTTTGCTTCAAGTGTCGCGAGCGCTGGGGGCAGGACCACACTTGCCCCACGAGCGTGCAGCTTCATGTCGTCGAAGAGCTGCTGGAGCTCATCTTCCATCCATGCTGGCTGACAAGTGGAGATCCCAAACAGTGTTTCTGAAACTGCAACCTTATGTCCAGTCGTCAGTGGCAAAACGGGCTACTCACAAGCTCTCGTTCCGGTTCTACGGTCCTTTTCCTGTCATTAGCAAGATCAACGAGGTGGCGTATAAACTGGAACTGCCCCCGCAAGCCACAATCCACCCGGTCTTTCACGTTTCCATGCTGCGCCGCGCGGTGCTCCCAGGTACGCCGGTTGAACCAGTACTTCATGTACTCTCTGATGTACCAGCGGTGCCTCGAGCCATCCTCAACACTCGCTGGAAGCGCAAGCAAGGAGCCATGGTGGAACAAGTTCTAGTGCGCTGATTGGATCAAACCAAGATCGACAACATCTGGGAAGACAAGAAGGAGCTGCAAGCACGTTTTCCGGCGGCTGAGGCTTGGGGTCAAGCCTCTTCTCAAGAAGGAGGGGATGTCAGGCCCATTACAACCCCAGGCCCTCTCCTCGTCAAGCATACGGCCTCGGGCGTGGGCCGGCCCGCGAGGCGAAGGAAGCCGAACCCGCGGAACCAAGGCCCAGAGTGGGTGCGACCTAGCGGAGGCACCAACTACTTAAGAGCACACGCGCAGAAGGCCAAAGCATCCAGTGGATCACGgcacccggcggcggcggctccctgttCCTCTCCCGATCCCCTTTCCCATTCGTGTACCACTCCTTGTAATCGCTACCAGATACTCGAATTCGTGAGCAAGTGTAATAGATCGTGTGATATACTACCTGGGTGCTAACAGAAGCTCATGCTCATGTTGCTGTTAGGCTTTCCTTTAGTTTTATATGGAAATTCTGTATATATTTTTTTCTCTTGTTTCTTCTGAATAAAATCATCCGGTGGTGATATGTGCTTTAGTTCATGTTAGTGTGTGGCATTCGTAACTACACACAGATGGGCATGAACTATCTAAGGGTCCGTTTGGTTTGGCTTCTAAGCCAACTTCTACTTTGGAAAAGCATAATCTGGACCAAAGGTCGCCTGCTCAGAGTAGATTTTGGGAAGCTGGAGAGTCATCGTAGTGCATTTTCCACGGCTTGGTAACACCAACTTCCATGGTTGCGAGAGCAACTTCTAAGCGAAATTACCCACCTTGCCACTCACTTACTGATTCGATCCTACTCCCTGCAGCTCCCGCAACAAACATAGCCATTTCCTCCTTTCCCCCGTTGAACGAGCACGAGCAGGGGATAGAGTTTCACGCTACTAGCCCTCCGCCACCACGAAGACCTTCCAAGCAGCCGCCTCATGCGAATGGAATCCTTCACGTGACACCAAAATGGCATTTTTGTGCTCTGAGCATCGATGCGATCACCATATGATAATTTACTAGATAACATTTGTTTTGCTTGGCCCACTTTTCCTTCTATGAgggctgtgaaggaaatatgccctagaggcaataataaag
This window of the Triticum aestivum cultivar Chinese Spring chromosome 5D, IWGSC CS RefSeq v2.1, whole genome shotgun sequence genome carries:
- the LOC123124140 gene encoding putative ripening-related protein 7; this encodes MTGTTKVAVVFAIVLVFLQATCSVSGRPTVREGKFELRQNVPATMTVNGFQQGEPGGGPASCDGQFHSDDEFIVSLSSEWYADGARCGKLIRIADDANLHISARVVDECAGCDNEVGASIHIWKNFNLDPSVGQVDIKWSDVPDEA